The following proteins come from a genomic window of Natronosalvus vescus:
- a CDS encoding ABC transporter permease gives MPVPDEPSGVDGHPLESTDWARNQGSIGWDWFDVLRWGILAAVIVAAISDTVLVDEWNVLPVSMDVFDWLLVIALTVALVVSAPVLCNRDRLRWHLSRYPTDLPSVFGLVVVGLVFLVGFLGPFFVPEPTEAFDRLNQPPLLLSVDESLVSSCLGEQRGGVCHGTMDHPFGTDRWGMDVLTYVVYSTRTTLEMIVLVAMIAVPIATLVGTAAAYGGGWIDSVLMRYVDVQMVVPAFFIYFVLYFTYGPSHTMLIAVFGLFSWGGIARAVRLEVLRVRQEAYVSAAKAAGASTRARILDHVFPNVTGVIVVSMTIQIPFLIVAEASLSFLGLGDAYVYSWGDIIRRGLEDIHLRAWIPAIPGIALTVTVLGCYLLGDALQQMFDPRTR, from the coding sequence ATGCCCGTTCCCGATGAGCCCTCCGGCGTCGATGGCCACCCGCTCGAGTCAACCGACTGGGCACGGAATCAGGGGAGTATCGGTTGGGACTGGTTCGACGTGTTGCGGTGGGGAATTCTGGCTGCAGTGATAGTCGCGGCAATCTCCGACACGGTGCTCGTTGATGAGTGGAACGTGCTCCCGGTCTCGATGGACGTCTTCGATTGGCTCCTGGTGATCGCCCTCACTGTTGCGTTGGTCGTGAGCGCGCCGGTTCTTTGCAACCGGGATCGGTTGCGGTGGCACCTCTCACGCTACCCGACGGATCTGCCTTCGGTGTTCGGGCTTGTCGTGGTTGGTCTCGTCTTTCTCGTGGGTTTTCTCGGCCCGTTCTTCGTTCCCGAACCGACGGAAGCGTTCGACCGGTTGAACCAGCCACCACTGTTACTGTCGGTCGACGAGAGCCTTGTCAGCTCCTGTCTGGGCGAGCAACGTGGCGGTGTCTGTCATGGAACCATGGACCACCCGTTCGGAACCGACCGGTGGGGGATGGACGTCCTCACGTACGTCGTCTACAGCACCCGAACGACCCTCGAGATGATTGTGCTTGTGGCGATGATTGCCGTTCCGATCGCGACGCTCGTCGGCACCGCCGCTGCCTACGGCGGTGGCTGGATCGATTCAGTGTTGATGCGGTACGTCGACGTGCAGATGGTCGTTCCCGCGTTTTTCATCTACTTCGTGCTCTATTTCACCTATGGGCCGAGTCACACGATGCTCATCGCCGTCTTCGGCCTCTTTAGTTGGGGTGGTATCGCCCGCGCCGTTCGCCTCGAGGTGCTACGTGTTCGCCAGGAGGCGTACGTCTCTGCGGCGAAGGCGGCCGGTGCCAGCACGCGCGCCCGAATTCTCGACCACGTGTTTCCGAACGTAACGGGGGTCATCGTCGTCTCGATGACGATTCAGATCCCGTTCTTGATCGTCGCGGAGGCCTCCCTCTCGTTTCTCGGTCTCGGAGACGCCTACGTCTACTCCTGGGGTGATATCATTCGTCGCGGACTCGAGGACATCCACCTTCGGGCATGGATTCCGGCGATTCCGGGAATTGCACTCACGGTCACGGTTCTGGGATGTTATCTCCTCGGTGACGCGCTCCAGCAGATGTTCGATCCGCGAACGAGGTAA